One Streptomyces sp. V4I8 genomic window carries:
- a CDS encoding aerial mycelium formation protein: protein MSTPSTGQPPGAVVLNHAGQPAGLRPPTQRTADDPGPGADPRLPADPPEQDLTGLSLPELRTVRRDAQRDEADLSYVRRLLQGRIDILRAELARRSPAGAASVVERLSEILTDAPARHRSSARHVTLGTPQSEEYRRLAADMLAEVELSDLEARTDVELKTAMGRLVSYEQQVSRRRQRLQRTADDCSGEIARRYRDGEALVEDLLT, encoded by the coding sequence ATGAGCACACCGAGTACCGGGCAGCCCCCTGGGGCTGTCGTGTTGAACCACGCGGGCCAGCCGGCCGGCCTTCGGCCGCCCACACAGCGCACCGCGGACGATCCGGGGCCGGGAGCGGACCCCCGGCTGCCCGCGGATCCACCCGAGCAGGACCTGACCGGGCTCAGCCTGCCAGAGCTGCGCACCGTGCGCCGGGACGCCCAGCGGGACGAGGCGGACCTGAGTTATGTACGGCGACTGCTGCAGGGGCGGATCGACATCCTGCGGGCCGAGCTCGCGCGGCGCTCCCCGGCGGGCGCGGCGTCCGTAGTGGAGCGTCTCTCGGAGATCCTGACCGACGCCCCGGCCCGCCACCGCTCCTCCGCCCGGCATGTGACGCTGGGCACCCCGCAGAGCGAGGAGTACCGGCGGCTGGCGGCCGACATGCTGGCCGAGGTCGAACTGTCGGACCTGGAGGCACGCACGGACGTCGAACTGAAAACCGCGATGGGCAGGCTCGTCAGCTACGAGCAGCAGGTGTCCCGACGCCGCCAACGCCTCCAGCGGACGGCGGACGACTGCAGCGGGGAGATCGCCCGGCGCTACCGGGACGGCGAGGCCCTGGTGGAGGACCTGCTGACGTAG
- the dtd gene encoding D-aminoacyl-tRNA deacylase has translation MRAVVQRVDGASVVVDGETVGEIVGEGLCVLVGVTHEDTKEKAAQLARKLWSIRMLDDERSCSDIDAPLLVISQFTLYGDARKGRRPTWNAAAPGDVAEPLVDEVVAQLRALGATVATGRFGAKMRVALTNDGPFTVLLEI, from the coding sequence ATGCGAGCTGTGGTGCAGAGGGTGGACGGCGCGAGTGTCGTCGTGGACGGGGAGACCGTCGGCGAGATCGTGGGCGAGGGGCTGTGCGTGCTCGTCGGTGTCACACACGAGGACACCAAGGAGAAGGCGGCCCAACTCGCCCGCAAACTCTGGTCGATCCGCATGCTGGACGACGAGAGGTCCTGCAGCGACATCGACGCCCCGCTCCTCGTCATCAGCCAGTTCACCCTCTACGGCGACGCGCGCAAGGGACGCCGGCCCACGTGGAACGCCGCCGCCCCCGGCGATGTCGCCGAGCCGCTCGTCGACGAGGTCGTCGCCCAACTCCGCGCCCTGGGGGCGACGGTGGCGACGGGCCGGTTCGGCGCCAAGATGCGGGTGGCGCTGACGAACGACGGCCCGTTCACCGTGCTGCTGGAGATCTGA
- a CDS encoding folate-binding protein YgfZ, protein MKSPLLTLPGAVPAEGVDEGVAAHYGDLFREQRALADGTGFVDLSHRGVVAVTGQDRLSWLHLLLTQHVSDLPVGESTEALILSAHGHIEHALYLVDDGATVWAHVEPGTQDALIAYLESMKFFYQVEVADRTDEFAVVHLPAGSIAEVPENAVVRETAYGRDLFLPRADLESYAGKAGPPAGLLAYEALRVEHHRPRLGFETDHRTIPHELGWIGTAVHLQKGCYRGQETVARVQNLGKPPRRLVFLHLDGSEVHLPTPGTEIRLADEGPDGRKIGFITTSVRHHELGPVALALVKRNVPVDAPLVAGDTAAAQEVVVEP, encoded by the coding sequence ATGAAGAGCCCCCTGCTGACCCTGCCCGGCGCCGTGCCCGCCGAGGGCGTGGACGAAGGCGTCGCCGCGCACTACGGCGATCTGTTCCGCGAGCAGCGCGCCCTCGCCGACGGCACCGGTTTCGTCGACCTCTCGCACCGCGGAGTCGTCGCCGTCACCGGCCAGGACCGGCTGAGCTGGCTGCATCTGCTGCTCACCCAGCACGTCAGCGACCTCCCGGTGGGCGAGTCCACCGAGGCGCTGATCCTCTCCGCGCACGGCCACATCGAGCACGCGCTGTACCTGGTCGACGACGGCGCGACGGTCTGGGCCCATGTCGAGCCCGGCACCCAGGACGCGCTGATCGCGTACCTGGAGTCGATGAAGTTCTTCTACCAGGTCGAAGTCGCCGACCGGACCGACGAGTTCGCGGTCGTGCACCTGCCCGCCGGGTCCATCGCCGAGGTCCCCGAGAACGCCGTCGTACGCGAGACGGCGTACGGCCGTGACCTGTTCCTCCCGCGCGCCGACCTGGAGTCGTACGCCGGCAAGGCGGGCCCCCCGGCCGGGCTCCTGGCGTACGAGGCACTGCGCGTCGAGCACCACCGCCCGCGCCTCGGCTTCGAGACCGACCACCGTACGATCCCGCACGAGCTGGGCTGGATCGGCACCGCGGTGCATCTGCAGAAGGGCTGCTACCGCGGTCAGGAGACGGTCGCCCGCGTCCAGAACCTCGGCAAGCCGCCGCGCCGGCTGGTCTTCCTGCACCTGGACGGCAGCGAGGTCCACCTGCCCACGCCCGGCACGGAGATCCGGCTGGCCGACGAGGGCCCCGACGGCCGCAAGATCGGTTTCATCACGACGTCGGTACGGCACCACGAGCTGGGCCCGGTCGCGCTCGCCCTGGTCAAGCGGAACGTCCCGGTGGACGCACCGCTGGTGGCGGGGGACACGGCGGCGGCGCAGGAGGTCGTAGTAGAGCCCTGA
- a CDS encoding Fur family transcriptional regulator — translation MVSTDWKSDLRQRGYRLTPQRQLVLEAVDTLEHATPDDILVEVRKTASGVNISTVYRTLELLEELGLVSHAHLGHGAPTYHLADRHHHLHLVCRDCENVIEADVQVAAEFTAKLSRTFGFETDMKHFAIFGRCKDCSLKSSTTES, via the coding sequence GTGGTGAGCACCGACTGGAAGAGCGACCTCAGGCAGCGCGGCTACCGGCTGACGCCGCAGCGGCAGCTTGTCCTCGAAGCTGTGGACACCCTGGAGCATGCGACCCCCGACGACATCCTCGTGGAAGTGAGGAAGACGGCGTCGGGGGTCAACATTTCCACCGTGTACCGCACCCTGGAGCTCCTGGAGGAGCTGGGGCTGGTCAGCCACGCCCATCTCGGGCACGGTGCGCCGACGTATCACCTCGCCGACCGTCACCATCACCTCCACCTGGTCTGCCGGGACTGCGAGAACGTCATCGAGGCGGACGTCCAGGTGGCCGCCGAGTTCACGGCCAAGCTGAGCCGGACCTTCGGCTTCGAGACCGACATGAAGCACTTCGCGATCTTCGGCCGCTGCAAGGACTGCTCCCTGAAGAGTTCAACTACCGAGTCGTAG
- a CDS encoding FABP family protein, whose product MIEIPSDLHKDLVPLAFLLGNWAGAGVHDFPGSEKCNFGQEVAFTHDGRDFLEYRSHTWVLDNEGNKVRPLESEHGFWRIDAERKVEVTMVRDDGVVEIWYGELADKKPQIDLVTDAVARTAASGPYTGGKRLYGYVKSDLMWVGEKQTPEVELRPYMSAHLKKVVTPEEVERWAKALPDDLPDDGIAFFK is encoded by the coding sequence ATGATCGAGATCCCGTCCGACCTCCACAAGGACCTCGTCCCCCTCGCCTTTCTGCTCGGCAACTGGGCGGGCGCGGGCGTGCACGACTTCCCCGGGTCCGAGAAGTGCAACTTCGGGCAGGAGGTCGCCTTCACGCACGACGGCCGGGACTTCCTGGAGTACCGGTCCCACACCTGGGTGCTGGACAACGAAGGCAACAAGGTGCGGCCGCTGGAGTCCGAGCACGGCTTCTGGCGGATCGACGCCGAGCGCAAGGTCGAGGTGACGATGGTCCGCGACGACGGCGTCGTCGAGATCTGGTACGGCGAGCTCGCCGACAAGAAGCCCCAGATCGACCTGGTCACGGACGCGGTGGCGCGCACGGCCGCCTCCGGCCCCTACACCGGCGGCAAGCGGCTGTACGGCTACGTCAAGAGCGACCTGATGTGGGTCGGCGAGAAGCAGACCCCCGAGGTCGAGCTGCGCCCCTACATGTCGGCCCATCTGAAGAAGGTCGTCACCCCGGAGGAGGTCGAGCGCTGGGCCAAGGCCCTCCCGGACGACCTTCCGGACGACGGCATCGCCTTCTTCAAGTAG
- a CDS encoding DsrE family protein — protein MAKKLVIKVTAGADAPERCSQAFTVAAVAVASGVDVSVWLTGESAWFALPGRAAEFELPHAAPLPDLIDSILATGRLTLCTQCAARRDITEKDVIEGVRIAGAQVFVQEALGDETQALVY, from the coding sequence ATGGCGAAGAAGCTGGTGATCAAGGTGACGGCGGGGGCCGATGCCCCCGAACGCTGCTCACAGGCGTTCACGGTCGCGGCGGTGGCGGTGGCCAGCGGCGTCGACGTCTCCGTATGGCTGACCGGCGAGTCCGCGTGGTTCGCCCTCCCGGGCCGCGCCGCGGAGTTCGAACTCCCGCACGCGGCCCCGCTCCCCGACCTGATCGACTCCATCCTCGCGACCGGCCGTCTCACCCTGTGCACCCAGTGCGCGGCCCGCCGGGACATCACGGAGAAGGATGTCATCGAGGGCGTCCGGATCGCGGGCGCCCAGGTCTTCGTCCAGGAGGCACTCGGCGACGAGACGCAGGCGCTCGTCTACTGA
- a CDS encoding DUF3099 domain-containing protein, with translation MYARRRHVYFTMMGTCITLFVLAWGVVRLWSVPVAVGMCVVAMVIPPLAAMVANRRGPEDRWWDDPSGDPKSDEWWDELDGKKRPR, from the coding sequence ATGTACGCACGGCGACGTCACGTCTACTTCACCATGATGGGGACGTGCATCACGCTCTTCGTCCTGGCCTGGGGCGTCGTGCGCCTCTGGTCGGTGCCGGTGGCGGTGGGCATGTGTGTGGTGGCCATGGTCATCCCGCCGCTGGCCGCGATGGTAGCCAACCGGCGGGGGCCGGAGGACCGCTGGTGGGACGACCCCTCCGGCGATCCGAAGTCCGACGAGTGGTGGGACGAGCTGGACGGCAAGAAGCGACCGCGATAG
- a CDS encoding DUF1416 domain-containing protein has product MCGAKAGGPDASTIKPGETTIQGQVTKDGEPVVGYVRLLDSTGEFTAEVPTSATGQFRFYAAEGTWTVRALVPGATADRTVVAQQGGLAEVAIAV; this is encoded by the coding sequence ATGTGTGGAGCGAAGGCCGGCGGCCCCGACGCCTCGACGATCAAGCCCGGTGAGACCACGATCCAGGGCCAGGTGACGAAGGACGGCGAGCCCGTCGTCGGCTACGTCCGACTGCTGGACTCGACTGGCGAGTTCACCGCGGAGGTCCCCACCTCCGCCACGGGCCAGTTCCGCTTCTACGCGGCCGAGGGCACCTGGACCGTGCGCGCCCTCGTCCCCGGCGCCACCGCCGACCGCACCGTCGTCGCCCAGCAGGGCGGCCTGGCGGAGGTCGCGATCGCGGTCTGA
- a CDS encoding sulfurtransferase → MSRSDVLVDADWVQENLDNPSIAIVEVDEDTSAYEKNHIRNAIRIDWTKDLQDPVRRDFVDQEGFEKLLSAKGIANDTLVILYGGNNNWFASYAYWYFKLYGHENVKLLDGGRKKWELDARELVEDVPVRPTTDYKAKAQNTAIRAFRDDVVAAIGSQNLVDVRSPDEFSGKLLAPAHLPQEQSQRPGHVPSARNIPWSKNANDDGTFKSDDELKELYAEEQVDLAKDTIAYCRIGERSALTWFVLHELLGVENVKNYDGSWTEYGSLVGVPIELGANK, encoded by the coding sequence ATGAGCCGCAGCGACGTCCTCGTCGACGCCGACTGGGTCCAGGAGAACCTGGACAACCCCAGCATCGCGATCGTGGAGGTGGACGAAGACACGTCCGCCTACGAGAAGAACCACATCCGCAACGCGATCCGCATCGACTGGACCAAGGACCTGCAGGACCCGGTCCGCCGCGACTTCGTCGACCAGGAGGGCTTCGAGAAGCTCCTGTCGGCCAAGGGCATCGCCAACGACACCCTGGTGATCCTCTACGGCGGCAACAACAACTGGTTCGCGTCCTACGCCTACTGGTACTTCAAGCTCTACGGCCACGAGAACGTCAAGCTCCTCGACGGCGGCCGCAAGAAGTGGGAGCTGGACGCCCGCGAGCTGGTCGAGGACGTGCCCGTGCGCCCGACGACCGACTACAAGGCCAAGGCCCAGAACACCGCCATCCGCGCCTTCCGTGACGACGTCGTCGCCGCGATCGGCTCGCAGAACCTGGTCGACGTGCGCTCGCCCGACGAGTTCTCCGGCAAGCTGCTCGCCCCGGCCCACCTCCCGCAGGAGCAGTCGCAGCGTCCGGGTCACGTCCCGTCCGCCCGCAACATCCCGTGGTCCAAGAACGCCAACGACGACGGCACCTTCAAGTCGGACGACGAGCTCAAGGAGCTCTACGCCGAGGAGCAGGTCGACCTGGCGAAGGACACCATCGCCTACTGCCGCATCGGTGAGCGCTCCGCGCTGACCTGGTTCGTCCTGCACGAGCTGCTCGGTGTGGAGAACGTCAAGAACTACGACGGCTCCTGGACCGAGTACGGCAGCCTGGTCGGCGTTCCGATCGAGCTCGGCGCCAACAAGTAA
- a CDS encoding putative leader peptide gives MSVPTIEPMKRQADLTKRRAVDLCRVAAMLCRPF, from the coding sequence ATGTCCGTCCCTACGATCGAGCCCATGAAGCGACAGGCGGATCTCACGAAGCGGCGGGCAGTAGACCTCTGCCGCGTTGCCGCCATGCTCTGTCGCCCTTTCTGA
- a CDS encoding DUF2993 domain-containing protein: MRALRILLITVVILGGLFVLADRLAVGFAEDEAAGKLQTSENLPTAPDVSIKGFPFLTQVASGSLDDVEVGIKDYEAATGTDGKTIRIDDLTASMKGVEFSGDYSSATAATATGTASITYAELLKAAKSEPTEVAPGVTAAVIGLSDGGNGKIKVAVEATVLGTKLPDPVYVLSSVTTEGDTVKVHADTLPNFNGAAIAENRARAITDFEQKIDGLPGGIQLDKVQAAKNGVEITVKGSDVRLAG; encoded by the coding sequence ATGCGAGCCCTTCGGATACTGCTGATAACCGTCGTGATCCTGGGCGGCCTCTTCGTGCTGGCCGACCGGCTCGCCGTGGGGTTCGCCGAGGACGAGGCGGCCGGCAAGCTGCAGACCTCCGAGAACCTGCCCACCGCGCCGGACGTGTCCATCAAGGGCTTCCCGTTCCTGACGCAGGTCGCGAGCGGTTCGCTGGACGATGTCGAGGTCGGCATCAAGGACTACGAGGCCGCCACCGGAACCGACGGCAAGACGATCCGGATCGACGACCTCACCGCCAGCATGAAGGGCGTCGAGTTCTCCGGTGACTACAGCTCCGCCACCGCGGCCACCGCCACGGGCACCGCGTCCATCACCTACGCCGAACTGCTGAAGGCCGCCAAGTCCGAGCCCACCGAGGTCGCCCCCGGCGTCACCGCCGCCGTCATCGGGCTGTCGGACGGCGGCAACGGCAAGATCAAGGTCGCCGTCGAGGCCACCGTCCTCGGCACCAAGCTGCCGGACCCGGTCTACGTCCTCAGCTCGGTCACCACCGAGGGCGACACCGTGAAGGTGCACGCCGACACCCTGCCCAACTTCAACGGCGCCGCCATCGCCGAGAACCGGGCCCGCGCGATCACCGACTTCGAGCAGAAGATCGACGGTCTCCCCGGCGGCATCCAGCTCGACAAGGTCCAGGCGGCGAAGAACGGTGTCGAGATCACGGTGAAGGGTTCGGACGTCCGCCTCGCTGGGTAG
- a CDS encoding MoaD/ThiS family protein: MPKVTVRYWAAAKAAAGIAEEPFDAATLAEALDAARERHPGELVRVLQRCSFLVDGDPVGTREHETVRLADGGTVEVLPPFAGG; the protein is encoded by the coding sequence ATGCCAAAGGTCACGGTGCGCTACTGGGCCGCCGCGAAGGCCGCGGCCGGGATCGCCGAGGAGCCGTTCGACGCGGCCACGCTCGCCGAGGCGCTGGACGCCGCCCGCGAGCGACACCCCGGTGAACTCGTGCGCGTCCTGCAGCGATGCTCGTTCCTCGTCGACGGTGACCCCGTGGGCACCCGCGAACATGAGACGGTACGGCTGGCCGACGGCGGCACGGTCGAGGTGCTCCCGCCGTTCGCAGGAGGGTGA
- a CDS encoding alpha/beta hydrolase: MSNGPAGHVARSTVRPHSETTRPTPLRTFLHTDDGVTIDSVYDPSAVVYDASRPPVGDLVFVVAHGFTGDVDRPHVRRVAEAFTRHGAVVTFSFRGHGASGGRSTVGDREVLDLAAAVRWARELGHARVATVGFSMGGSVVLRHAALYRPDASEREGRARRAGAHSDTVVSVSAPARWYYRGTAPMRKLHWLVTRPEGRLVGRYGFRTRIHHRDWNPVPLSPVEAVPRIAPTPLLIVHGDRDGYFPLDHPRMLAEAAGDHGELWLEPGMGHAEHAAGEALLARIGDWAVAQGG, from the coding sequence ATGAGCAACGGTCCGGCAGGTCATGTGGCGCGATCCACGGTTCGTCCGCACTCTGAGACAACCAGACCTACACCTTTGCGGACGTTTCTGCACACGGACGACGGCGTGACGATCGATTCCGTATACGACCCGAGTGCGGTTGTATACGACGCCTCGCGTCCACCTGTCGGTGACCTTGTGTTCGTCGTCGCCCATGGCTTCACCGGCGATGTGGACCGGCCACATGTACGACGGGTGGCGGAGGCCTTCACCCGGCACGGGGCCGTCGTCACCTTCTCCTTCCGCGGGCACGGAGCCTCGGGCGGGCGGTCGACCGTCGGGGACCGCGAGGTGCTCGATCTGGCGGCCGCGGTGCGCTGGGCCCGCGAACTCGGGCACGCGCGCGTGGCGACCGTCGGCTTCTCCATGGGCGGCTCGGTGGTCCTGCGGCATGCCGCGCTGTACCGCCCGGACGCATCGGAGCGCGAGGGGCGCGCAAGGCGCGCAGGGGCGCACTCGGACACGGTGGTCTCGGTGAGTGCGCCGGCCCGGTGGTACTACCGGGGTACGGCTCCCATGCGGAAGCTCCACTGGCTGGTGACCCGGCCCGAGGGCCGCCTGGTGGGCCGCTACGGATTCCGTACGCGGATCCACCACCGGGACTGGAACCCGGTGCCGCTCTCCCCGGTAGAGGCCGTCCCGCGGATCGCGCCCACCCCCCTGCTGATCGTGCACGGCGACCGGGACGGCTACTTCCCCCTCGACCACCCCCGCATGCTGGCCGAGGCGGCCGGTGACCACGGTGAACTCTGGCTGGAGCCCGGCATGGGCCACGCCGAGCACGCGGCCGGCGAGGCGCTGCTGGCCCGAATCGGGGACTGGGCCGTCGCACAGGGCGGCTAG
- a CDS encoding winged-helix domain-containing protein produces MSSLLLLTNALQPSTEVLPALGLLLHNVRVAPAEGPALVDTPGADVILIDGRRDLPQVRSLCQLLRSTGPGCPLMLVVTEGGLAAVTADWGIDDVLLDTAGPAEVEARLRLAMGRQQIVNDDSPMEIRNGDLSVDEATYSAKLKGRVLDLTFKEFELLKYLAQHPGRVFTRAQLLQEVWGYDYFGGTRTVDVHVRRLRAKLGPEHESLIGTVRNVGYRFVTPEKVERAAEEAKAKADRAKSADPDETAALDGAEVRADA; encoded by the coding sequence ATGAGTTCTCTGCTGCTCCTGACCAACGCCCTCCAGCCGTCGACGGAGGTGCTCCCGGCTCTCGGCCTGCTGCTGCACAACGTGCGCGTGGCTCCGGCCGAAGGCCCGGCCCTCGTCGACACCCCAGGTGCCGACGTCATCCTGATCGACGGCCGCCGCGACCTCCCACAGGTGCGCAGCCTGTGCCAGCTCCTGCGCTCGACCGGCCCCGGCTGTCCCCTCATGCTCGTCGTCACCGAGGGCGGCCTCGCCGCCGTCACGGCCGACTGGGGCATCGACGACGTCCTCCTCGACACCGCCGGTCCGGCCGAGGTCGAGGCGCGGCTGCGGCTCGCGATGGGGCGTCAGCAGATCGTCAACGACGACTCCCCCATGGAGATCCGCAATGGCGACCTCTCGGTCGACGAGGCGACGTACAGCGCCAAGCTCAAGGGGCGGGTCCTCGACCTCACCTTCAAGGAGTTCGAGCTCCTGAAGTACCTCGCCCAGCACCCGGGCCGCGTCTTCACGCGCGCACAGCTGCTCCAGGAGGTCTGGGGCTACGACTACTTCGGCGGCACCCGGACCGTCGACGTCCACGTACGACGGCTGCGCGCCAAGCTCGGCCCGGAGCACGAGTCACTCATCGGGACCGTCCGGAACGTCGGTTATCGATTCGTTACTCCCGAGAAGGTCGAGCGCGCCGCCGAAGAAGCCAAGGCCAAGGCCGACCGGGCAAAATCGGCCGATCCGGACGAGACGGCCGCCCTGGACGGCGCCGAGGTCCGTGCCGACGCCTAG